One part of the Arabidopsis thaliana chromosome 1 sequence genome encodes these proteins:
- the ELF4-L2 gene encoding ELF4-like 2 (ELF4-like 2 (ELF4-L2); CONTAINS InterPro DOMAIN/s: Protein of unknown function DUF1313 (InterPro:IPR009741); BEST Arabidopsis thaliana protein match is: ELF4-like 4 (TAIR:AT1G17455.2); Has 149 Blast hits to 148 proteins in 34 species: Archae - 0; Bacteria - 0; Metazoa - 0; Fungi - 0; Plants - 148; Viruses - 0; Other Eukaryotes - 1 (source: NCBI BLink).) translates to MESRMEGDVYSGFGERYQMDGKLLQNFQKSFVQVQDILDQNRLLINEINQNHESKQADHLGRNVGLIRELNNNIRTVASLYGDLSHSFARSVDASSEGESTGTLKSDGKANNQKRFRSG, encoded by the coding sequence atggAATCAAGAATGGAAGGAGATGTGTATTCTGGATTTGGAGAGAGATACCAAATGGATGGTAAGTTGTTGCAGAATTTCCAGAAGAGCTTTGTTCAAGTTCAAGACATTCTTGATCAGAACCGGCTTTTGATCAACGAGATCAATCAGAACCATGAGTCGAAACAAGCTGATCACTTGGGAAGAAATGTTGGTTTGATAAGAGAGCTCAATAACAATATCAGAACTGTTGCAAGTCTTTATGGAGATCTCTCTCATTCTTTTGCTAGATCGGTTGATGCTTCATCGGAAGGCGAATCTACCGGGACATTGAAATCTGACGGTAAGGCCAACAACCAGAAGAGATTTAGATCCGGGtaa
- a CDS encoding uncharacterized protein (unknown protein; FUNCTIONS IN: molecular_function unknown; INVOLVED IN: biological_process unknown; LOCATED IN: endomembrane system; Has 35333 Blast hits to 34131 proteins in 2444 species: Archae - 798; Bacteria - 22429; Metazoa - 974; Fungi - 991; Plants - 531; Viruses - 0; Other Eukaryotes - 9610 (source: NCBI BLink).): MMILLLLLLVFSALIHLCSILTPNFDGIRGFSDNAYIKNGVYSLSELSMSKFLGVRKHLTSLTFVLSFPMTILFVCTFRDQFEIH; the protein is encoded by the coding sequence atgatgattttattgttgttgttacttgttttctCAGCATTGATCCATCTCTGCTCAATCCTTACACCAAATTTTGATGGTATAAGAGGATTCAGTGACAATgcttatattaaaaatggaGTTTATAGTCTCTCTGAACTATCTATGTCCAAGTTCTTGGGAGTTCGGAAGCACCTTACATCGTTGACATTTGTTCTAAGTTTTCCTATGACAATTCTTTTCGTTTGCACATTCAGAGATCAGTTTGAGATCCACTAA
- a CDS encoding NAD(P)-binding Rossmann-fold superfamily protein, whose amino-acid sequence MAGTSLPSCLLSQGPSLLFSSSNQDSEANKCRIGITSGKRCLVRCFAKKKISFVDQILDYIEGGPKLRKWYGAPELRPKDGSLSGDDDEFEEEKEDDLDGEKDVVFVTDGDSDLGQMIILQLIVKGTRVKALVKDKRKALEAFGSYVELTTGDASDERFLKKAFKGVGAVISPTEGFLSIVKSFRGVKHAVLLSQRRNSSYDE is encoded by the exons ATGGCGGGTACTTCTCTACCTTCGTGTCTCCTCAGTCAAGGACCTTCGttactcttctcttcttcgaaTCAGGACTCAGAAGCTAATAAATGTCGAATTGGGATAACATCTGGAAAACGTTGTCTTGTTCGTTGTTTCGCTAAGAAGAAAATCAGTTTTGTGGATCAGATTCTCGATTATATCGAAG GCGGTCCCAAGCTTAGGAAATGGTATGGAGCTCCTGAACTTCGGCCAAAGGATGGATCTTTAAGTGGAGACGACGATGAATTTGAAG aggaaaaagaagatgatcttGATGGAGAGAAAGACGTTGTTTTTGTAACTGATGGAGACAGTGATTTGGGTCAG ATGATTATACTGCAACTGATTGTGAAAGGAACTCGGGTTAAAGCACTTGTGAAGGACAAAAGAAAGGCTTTGGAAGCTTTTGGATCTTATGTTGAG TTGACGACTGGAGATGCAAGCGACGAGCGTTTCTTAAAGAAAGCTTTTAAGGGTGTTGGTGCGGTCATATCCCCGACA GAAGGTTTCTTATCGATTGTCAAGAGTTTTAGAGGTGTAAAACACGCAGTTCTCTTGTCTCAG CGGCGGAATTCAAGCTATGATGAATAG
- a CDS encoding NAD(P)-binding Rossmann-fold superfamily protein (NAD(P)-binding Rossmann-fold superfamily protein; FUNCTIONS IN: binding, catalytic activity; INVOLVED IN: metabolic process; LOCATED IN: chloroplast thylakoid membrane, chloroplast; CONTAINS InterPro DOMAIN/s: NAD(P)-binding domain (InterPro:IPR016040); Has 524 Blast hits to 518 proteins in 133 species: Archae - 12; Bacteria - 289; Metazoa - 6; Fungi - 0; Plants - 184; Viruses - 0; Other Eukaryotes - 33 (source: NCBI BLink).): MAGTSLPSCLLSQGPSLLFSSSNQDSEANKCRIGITSGKRCLVRCFAKKKISFVDQILDYIEGGPKLRKWYGAPELRPKDGSLSGDDDEFEAEEKEDDLDGEKDVVFVTDGDSDLGQMIILQLIVKGTRVKALVKDKRKALEAFGSYVELTTGDASDERFLKKAFKGVGAVISPTEGFLSIVKSFRGVKHAVLLSQLSVYESSGGIQAMMNSKAKKLAEQDENAAISSNVPYTIIRTGKLENSPGGSQGFNFSAGAAAKGSISKEDAARICVEALSVIPPTGLIFEVTNGEEVVSDWEGQLMKVMQRQSDKK, translated from the exons ATGGCGGGTACTTCTCTACCTTCGTGTCTCCTCAGTCAAGGACCTTCGttactcttctcttcttcgaaTCAGGACTCAGAAGCTAATAAATGTCGAATTGGGATAACATCTGGAAAACGTTGTCTTGTTCGTTGTTTCGCTAAGAAGAAAATCAGTTTTGTGGATCAGATTCTCGATTATATCGAAG GCGGTCCCAAGCTTAGGAAATGGTATGGAGCTCCTGAACTTCGGCCAAAGGATGGATCTTTAAGTGGAGACGACGATGAATTTGAAG cagaggaaaaagaagatgatcttGATGGAGAGAAAGACGTTGTTTTTGTAACTGATGGAGACAGTGATTTGGGTCAG ATGATTATACTGCAACTGATTGTGAAAGGAACTCGGGTTAAAGCACTTGTGAAGGACAAAAGAAAGGCTTTGGAAGCTTTTGGATCTTATGTTGAG TTGACGACTGGAGATGCAAGCGACGAGCGTTTCTTAAAGAAAGCTTTTAAGGGTGTTGGTGCGGTCATATCCCCGACA GAAGGTTTCTTATCGATTGTCAAGAGTTTTAGAGGTGTAAAACACGCAGTTCTCTTGTCTCAG TTGTCTGTTTATGAAAGCAGCGGCGGAATTCAAGCTATGATGAATAGCAAAGCCAAAAAACTGGCCGAGCAAGATGAAAACGCCGCTATATCTTCAAATGTCCCTTATACAATCATAAGAACAGGCAAGCTGGAGAACAGTCCTGGAGGGAGTCAAGGCTTCAACTTTAGCGCG GGTGCTGCAGCCAAAGGAAGCATAAGCAAGGAAGATGCTGCTCGTATATGTGTTGAAGCACTAAGTGTGATCCCACCAACAGGGTTGATATTTGAG GTTACGAATGGAGAAGAGGTTGTATCTGACTGGGAAGGACAATTGATGAAAGTGATGCAGAGACAGAGTGACAAGAAGTAA
- a CDS encoding alpha/beta-Hydrolases superfamily protein (alpha/beta-Hydrolases superfamily protein; FUNCTIONS IN: hydrolase activity; INVOLVED IN: biological_process unknown; LOCATED IN: endomembrane system; CONTAINS InterPro DOMAIN/s: Alpha/beta hydrolase fold-1 (InterPro:IPR000073); BEST Arabidopsis thaliana protein match is: alpha/beta-Hydrolases superfamily protein (TAIR:AT1G17430.1); Has 6611 Blast hits to 6609 proteins in 1295 species: Archae - 83; Bacteria - 4976; Metazoa - 140; Fungi - 18; Plants - 334; Viruses - 0; Other Eukaryotes - 1060 (source: NCBI BLink).): MVSMKSFVHILRRYISIAITLFYNLIWCLFDNFDYPILIKLADTFLSLYFLIFCDLRPITVDLNDGETTLHFWISGHRKINRPNLVMLHGYGGNSKWQFIHQVSDLSKSFNLFIPDLVFFGKSYSRNTDRTIEFQARSIVGGLKRLGCGDGDLSVYSISYGGFVAYRIAKIWPEMIEKLVIVSSGVGFTQQQKMTEMKKHGGDVSEILVPSNPRDLRLLVKVSMNTGIRFLDWVPDFILSQFIAVMYETNRQELVDLAKNLLEREEEPELFSISQRTLIVWGDKDNVFPLEHGRRLQRHLPNSSLEVLKEIGHGVNIEAPTTLNNLIISFVLGVP, encoded by the exons ATGGTGTCAATGAAAAGCTTCGTTCATATTCTCCGTCGATACATCTCCATTGCAATCACTCTCTTCTATAACCTCATTTGGTGTTTATTCGACAATTTCGATTACCCGATCCTAATCAAGCTCGCTGATACATTCTTATCATTATATTTCCTAATCTTCTGCGATCTCCGTCCAATCACCGTCGATTTAAACGATGGAGAAACCACATTACATTTCTGGATCTCCGGCCACCGTAAAATCAACCGCCCTAACCTCGTCATGTTACACGGCTACGGAGGAAATTCGAAATGGCAGTTCATTCATCAAGTCTCAGATCTATCGAAATCGTTTAATCTCTTTATCCCTGATCTTGTGTTCTTCGGGAAATCGTACTCGAGAAACACCGATCGGACTATCGAGTTTCAGGCGAGGAGTATCGTCGGAGGTTTGAAGAGGTTAGGTTGTGGTGACGGAGATTTATCGGTTTATTCAATTAGTTACGGTGGATTTGTTGCGTACCGGATAGCGAAGATTTGGCCGGAGATGATTGAGAAATTGGTGATTGTGAGTAGTGGAGTTGGGTTTACACAACAGCAAAAGATGACGGAGATGAAAAAACACGGCGGAGATGTATCGGAGATTCTTGTTCCGAGTAATCCGAGAGATCTACGGTTGTTAGTTAAGGTTTCGATGAATACAGGTATCAGATTTCTTGACTGGGTTCCAGATTTCATCCTCTCCCAATTCATCGCT GTGATGTATGAGACAAATCGGCAAGAGCTTGTTGATTTAGCTAAGAATTTGCtggaaagagaagaggagcCAGAGTTATTTTCAATATCACAG AGAACGTTAATCGTTTGGGGTGATAAGGATAATGTGTTTCCGTTGGAGCATGGACGTCGTCTACAAAG GCATTTGCCGAATTCGAGTTTAGAGGTATTGAAGGAAATTGGACATGGTGTGAACATTGAAGCACCAACTACTCTTAACAATTTGATTATCTCGTTTGTTTTAGGTGTTCCTTAA
- a CDS encoding NAD(P)-binding Rossmann-fold superfamily protein (NAD(P)-binding Rossmann-fold superfamily protein; FUNCTIONS IN: binding, catalytic activity; INVOLVED IN: metabolic process; LOCATED IN: chloroplast thylakoid membrane, chloroplast; CONTAINS InterPro DOMAIN/s: NAD(P)-binding domain (InterPro:IPR016040); Has 35333 Blast hits to 34131 proteins in 2444 species: Archae - 798; Bacteria - 22429; Metazoa - 974; Fungi - 991; Plants - 531; Viruses - 0; Other Eukaryotes - 9610 (source: NCBI BLink).): MAGTSLPSCLLSQGPSLLFSSSNQDSEANKCRIGITSGKRCLVRCFAKKKISFVDQILDYIEGGPKLRKWYGAPELRPKDGSLSGDDDEFEEEKEDDLDGEKDVVFVTDGDSDLGQMIILQLIVKGTRVKALVKDKRKALEAFGSYVELTTGDASDERFLKKAFKGVGAVISPTEGFLSIVKSFRGVKHAVLLSQLSVYESSGGIQAMMNSKAKKLAEQDENAAISSNVPYTIIRTGKLENSPGGSQGFNFSAGAAAKGSISKEDAARICVEALSVIPPTGLIFEVTNGEEVVSDWEGQLMKVMQRQSDKK, from the exons ATGGCGGGTACTTCTCTACCTTCGTGTCTCCTCAGTCAAGGACCTTCGttactcttctcttcttcgaaTCAGGACTCAGAAGCTAATAAATGTCGAATTGGGATAACATCTGGAAAACGTTGTCTTGTTCGTTGTTTCGCTAAGAAGAAAATCAGTTTTGTGGATCAGATTCTCGATTATATCGAAG GCGGTCCCAAGCTTAGGAAATGGTATGGAGCTCCTGAACTTCGGCCAAAGGATGGATCTTTAAGTGGAGACGACGATGAATTTGAAG aggaaaaagaagatgatcttGATGGAGAGAAAGACGTTGTTTTTGTAACTGATGGAGACAGTGATTTGGGTCAG ATGATTATACTGCAACTGATTGTGAAAGGAACTCGGGTTAAAGCACTTGTGAAGGACAAAAGAAAGGCTTTGGAAGCTTTTGGATCTTATGTTGAG TTGACGACTGGAGATGCAAGCGACGAGCGTTTCTTAAAGAAAGCTTTTAAGGGTGTTGGTGCGGTCATATCCCCGACA GAAGGTTTCTTATCGATTGTCAAGAGTTTTAGAGGTGTAAAACACGCAGTTCTCTTGTCTCAG TTGTCTGTTTATGAAAGCAGCGGCGGAATTCAAGCTATGATGAATAGCAAAGCCAAAAAACTGGCCGAGCAAGATGAAAACGCCGCTATATCTTCAAATGTCCCTTATACAATCATAAGAACAGGCAAGCTGGAGAACAGTCCTGGAGGGAGTCAAGGCTTCAACTTTAGCGCG GGTGCTGCAGCCAAAGGAAGCATAAGCAAGGAAGATGCTGCTCGTATATGTGTTGAAGCACTAAGTGTGATCCCACCAACAGGGTTGATATTTGAG GTTACGAATGGAGAAGAGGTTGTATCTGACTGGGAAGGACAATTGATGAAAGTGATGCAGAGACAGAGTGACAAGAAGTAA
- a CDS encoding NAD(P)-binding Rossmann-fold superfamily protein, with protein MAGTSLPSCLLSQGPSLLFSSSNQDSEANKCRIGITSGKRCLVRCFAKKKISFVDQILDYIEGGPKLRKWYGAPELRPKDGSLSGDDDEFEEEKEDDLDGEKDVVFVTDGDSDLGQMIILQLIVKGTRVKALVKDKRKALEAFGSYVELTTGDASDERFLKKAFKGVGAVISPTEGFLSIVKSFRGVKHAVLLSQLSVYESSGGIQAMMNSKAKKLAEQDENAAISSNVPYTIIRTGKLENSPGGSQGFNFSAVKSSYNR; from the exons ATGGCGGGTACTTCTCTACCTTCGTGTCTCCTCAGTCAAGGACCTTCGttactcttctcttcttcgaaTCAGGACTCAGAAGCTAATAAATGTCGAATTGGGATAACATCTGGAAAACGTTGTCTTGTTCGTTGTTTCGCTAAGAAGAAAATCAGTTTTGTGGATCAGATTCTCGATTATATCGAAG GCGGTCCCAAGCTTAGGAAATGGTATGGAGCTCCTGAACTTCGGCCAAAGGATGGATCTTTAAGTGGAGACGACGATGAATTTGAAG aggaaaaagaagatgatcttGATGGAGAGAAAGACGTTGTTTTTGTAACTGATGGAGACAGTGATTTGGGTCAG ATGATTATACTGCAACTGATTGTGAAAGGAACTCGGGTTAAAGCACTTGTGAAGGACAAAAGAAAGGCTTTGGAAGCTTTTGGATCTTATGTTGAG TTGACGACTGGAGATGCAAGCGACGAGCGTTTCTTAAAGAAAGCTTTTAAGGGTGTTGGTGCGGTCATATCCCCGACA GAAGGTTTCTTATCGATTGTCAAGAGTTTTAGAGGTGTAAAACACGCAGTTCTCTTGTCTCAG TTGTCTGTTTATGAAAGCAGCGGCGGAATTCAAGCTATGATGAATAGCAAAGCCAAAAAACTGGCCGAGCAAGATGAAAACGCCGCTATATCTTCAAATGTCCCTTATACAATCATAAGAACAGGCAAGCTGGAGAACAGTCCTGGAGGGAGTCAAGGCTTCAACTTTAGCGCGGTAAAGTCATCTTATAATAGATAA